The following are encoded together in the Xanthomonas vesicatoria ATCC 35937 genome:
- a CDS encoding methyl-accepting chemotaxis protein has protein sequence MTALLQRYSVGRRLGAAFVLLILLSGSLVAIGLNSMAGAKKQLDFIVLDRMAKIQMGNGMLDANSSIMIALGTYAMATSAELDNQALETIKTQRQRYKDLRAKLDTLPSSEEGRKIRAEMDALRAVSGKINDEVMTLAAADDNTPAQALLNQKARLANTAWQDKIRELVSRQEHQSQQAYAEAVQSMNRAKLLLLIGGVAVVTISGLLAWLITRSLTHPLARATKAAEAIANGQLDNQVQTDAQDETGRLLRAMSGMQTQLQALLSAQGDMAKRHNDGQISFRIDASAFPGDYGRMAQDTNTLVASHLAVQTTLARIMGRYAIGDLSESMDALPGEKAVLTQTMNEVKANLSAMNAEIKQLALSAANGDFSARGDADRFQYDFHIMVDSLNQLMATADGNLQSLSSLLQSIAAGDLTARMSGEFRGVFAQMRDDANATAVQLAEIVGRIQHSAVSINSAASEIAAGNQDLSQRTEQQAANLEETAASMEELTSTVRQNAEHARQANQLAIGAASVASQGGDIVSKVVGTMTGIEASSKKIADIISVIDGISFQTNILALNAAVEAARAGEQGRGFAVVASEVRTLAQRSTAAAKEIKSLIDDSVERVAEGSALVHSAGTTMAEIVASVQRVTDIMGEISAASQEQSAGIEQVNLTVTQMDETTQQNAALVEEATAAARSMEEQAVQLRQAVSIFKIEAERPSVVRSAAPTVLHPKKPTGVTRHTPHGTATSIKRPAKQAVVASASSTGADWQEF, from the coding sequence ATGACCGCCTTACTGCAACGCTATTCTGTCGGCCGCCGCCTGGGCGCCGCATTCGTCTTGTTGATCCTGCTGTCGGGTTCGCTGGTTGCCATCGGCTTGAATTCGATGGCCGGCGCGAAGAAACAGCTGGATTTCATCGTGCTCGACCGCATGGCCAAGATCCAGATGGGCAACGGGATGCTGGATGCCAACTCGTCGATCATGATCGCGCTGGGCACCTACGCGATGGCCACCAGTGCCGAACTCGACAACCAGGCCCTGGAGACGATCAAGACGCAGCGCCAGCGCTACAAGGATCTGCGCGCAAAGCTCGACACGCTTCCCAGCTCCGAAGAAGGCCGCAAGATTCGCGCGGAGATGGACGCGCTGCGCGCGGTCTCCGGCAAGATCAATGACGAAGTGATGACCCTGGCAGCTGCGGATGACAACACGCCTGCGCAGGCCCTGCTCAACCAGAAGGCGCGCCTTGCTAATACCGCCTGGCAGGACAAGATCCGTGAGCTGGTGAGCCGGCAGGAGCACCAAAGTCAGCAGGCCTATGCGGAAGCAGTGCAATCGATGAATCGCGCCAAGCTGCTGTTGCTGATCGGCGGAGTCGCCGTGGTCACGATCAGCGGCCTGCTTGCCTGGTTGATCACGCGCAGCCTGACCCATCCGCTGGCCCGCGCCACCAAGGCAGCCGAGGCCATCGCCAACGGTCAGCTCGACAACCAGGTGCAGACCGACGCGCAGGACGAAACCGGCCGCCTGCTGCGCGCCATGAGCGGCATGCAGACACAGCTGCAAGCCTTGCTCAGCGCCCAAGGCGACATGGCCAAGCGTCACAACGATGGGCAGATCAGCTTCCGCATCGATGCCAGTGCATTTCCCGGCGACTACGGCCGCATGGCGCAGGACACCAACACCCTGGTCGCCTCGCATCTGGCAGTGCAGACCACGCTCGCGCGCATCATGGGCCGCTACGCCATTGGCGATCTGAGCGAAAGCATGGATGCGTTGCCCGGCGAAAAAGCCGTATTGACCCAGACCATGAACGAGGTCAAGGCCAACCTGTCGGCGATGAACGCCGAGATCAAGCAGCTGGCGTTGTCGGCCGCCAACGGCGACTTCAGCGCACGCGGCGATGCCGACCGCTTCCAGTACGACTTCCACATCATGGTCGACAGCCTCAACCAGCTGATGGCCACCGCCGATGGCAATCTGCAATCGCTATCGTCGTTGTTGCAATCCATCGCTGCGGGGGATCTGACCGCACGCATGAGCGGCGAGTTCCGCGGCGTGTTCGCACAGATGCGCGACGACGCCAATGCCACCGCCGTACAGCTGGCCGAGATTGTCGGGCGTATCCAGCACTCGGCGGTGTCGATCAATTCGGCCGCCAGCGAGATTGCAGCCGGCAATCAGGACTTGTCGCAACGCACCGAACAGCAAGCGGCCAACCTGGAAGAAACCGCGGCATCGATGGAAGAGTTGACCTCCACCGTGCGCCAGAACGCCGAACATGCGCGCCAGGCCAATCAGCTGGCAATCGGTGCGGCCAGCGTCGCCTCGCAGGGCGGCGACATCGTCAGCAAGGTCGTGGGCACCATGACCGGCATCGAAGCCTCGTCCAAGAAGATCGCCGACATCATCAGCGTCATCGATGGCATCTCCTTCCAGACCAACATCCTGGCGTTGAACGCAGCGGTCGAGGCGGCACGCGCCGGCGAACAAGGCCGCGGTTTTGCGGTGGTCGCCAGCGAAGTGCGCACCCTTGCGCAACGCTCCACGGCTGCGGCCAAGGAAATCAAGAGCCTGATCGACGACTCGGTCGAGCGCGTGGCCGAAGGCTCCGCACTGGTGCACAGCGCCGGCACCACCATGGCCGAGATCGTCGCCAGCGTGCAGCGCGTTACCGACATCATGGGCGAGATTTCTGCCGCCTCGCAGGAGCAGTCGGCCGGCATCGAACAGGTCAACCTCACGGTCACCCAAATGGACGAAACCACGCAGCAGAATGCCGCGTTGGTGGAAGAAGCCACTGCGGCCGCACGCTCCATGGAAGAACAGGCAGTGCAGCTCAGGCAGGCGGTGTCGATCTTCAAGATCGAGGCCGAACGCCCGTCGGTCGTGCGTTCCGCTGCACCGACCGTGCTGCATCCCAAGAAGCCGACTGGCGTTACCCGACACACGCCACACGGCACCGCGACGTCGATCAAGCGCCCGGCCAAGCAGGCGGTTGTGGCCAGCGCGTCGAGCACAGGCGCAGATTGGCAAGAGTTCTAA
- the mobQ gene encoding MobQ family relaxase: MAIYHSRVKVFSRSRGDSAVAAAAYRAGLLLIDHLTGQRHDYRRRGGVVTSECLAPHDAPAWALVPAELWPKAEEAENRKNSVVAREFEVALPHELTDEQRSDLAVAIGQALVARYGFAVQASIHSPGSRDGLNHHVHLLATTRRLAPEGFTEKTRELDGGASGKIEIEWIRQTMASTINEHLAAAGIDARVDHRRLEVQAEEALARGDWAEAMVLSRQPTKHMGKTATALARKGVMTDRAAENARIVRENEEAFERLLAQAKQEGRATPNPTGHSHDQARRDRRRRAGATNDLQTAVPGLEIHGLRGMRLSDALGRPAEDAEMRPLRPISELVTEAARNLAEILSTRPDLALTTTQRLVRLWTAHAATLRDSVDLRRWLNGLVEGLGRLKRSVLKFAQRTSALGRAEKLFHLAEQAWEQFNGDHPRPDGEWASQEWEKRRGRRLAVLEKRTAELAAARAAASEERWNDCENEIELRTAEVEQWSEEVLASPELAIASRSVESVKAAPAEPKPSPMPARQPTRRRPRP; the protein is encoded by the coding sequence ATGGCTATCTACCACTCGCGCGTCAAAGTTTTTAGTCGTTCCCGCGGCGACTCTGCCGTTGCTGCAGCCGCCTACCGGGCTGGCCTTCTTCTCATCGACCATCTCACTGGTCAGCGTCATGACTACCGTCGACGCGGTGGCGTGGTGACGTCCGAGTGCTTGGCCCCGCACGATGCTCCAGCATGGGCCCTCGTCCCGGCTGAGCTCTGGCCGAAAGCCGAGGAGGCGGAGAATCGCAAGAACTCGGTGGTGGCCCGCGAGTTCGAGGTGGCCTTGCCGCACGAACTCACTGATGAGCAACGGTCGGATCTCGCTGTGGCCATTGGGCAAGCCCTGGTTGCCCGCTATGGATTCGCCGTGCAGGCCAGCATCCACTCGCCGGGCTCCCGCGATGGGCTCAACCATCACGTGCACCTGCTGGCCACTACGCGCAGGCTGGCCCCCGAAGGCTTTACAGAGAAAACGAGGGAGCTGGACGGCGGAGCGTCGGGGAAGATTGAGATCGAGTGGATCCGCCAGACCATGGCTTCCACGATCAACGAGCATTTGGCCGCTGCGGGAATTGATGCGCGGGTCGACCACCGTCGCTTGGAAGTCCAGGCCGAAGAAGCTTTGGCTCGCGGCGATTGGGCCGAAGCCATGGTGCTGTCCCGGCAGCCCACAAAACACATGGGCAAGACAGCCACGGCATTGGCGCGCAAAGGCGTCATGACCGACCGTGCCGCCGAGAACGCGCGCATCGTTCGAGAAAATGAGGAGGCCTTCGAGCGGTTGCTCGCTCAAGCCAAGCAAGAGGGTAGGGCAACTCCGAACCCAACCGGCCATAGCCACGATCAGGCGCGGCGCGACCGTCGACGCCGGGCTGGTGCTACGAACGACCTTCAAACCGCTGTGCCTGGGTTGGAAATCCATGGTCTCCGCGGCATGCGCCTCTCGGACGCCCTGGGCCGGCCTGCGGAAGATGCAGAGATGCGACCCCTGCGCCCCATCAGTGAGCTGGTCACCGAGGCAGCTCGGAACCTGGCGGAGATCCTTTCGACCCGGCCCGACTTGGCGCTGACCACCACGCAGCGCCTGGTGAGGCTATGGACCGCGCATGCGGCGACCCTGCGCGACAGTGTCGATTTGCGCAGGTGGCTCAACGGGCTCGTCGAAGGGCTGGGTCGTCTGAAGCGGAGCGTGCTGAAGTTTGCTCAGCGGACCAGCGCCTTGGGGCGTGCCGAGAAGCTCTTCCACTTGGCCGAGCAAGCATGGGAGCAGTTCAACGGCGACCATCCTCGCCCCGATGGCGAGTGGGCCTCGCAAGAGTGGGAAAAACGGCGAGGGCGGCGTTTGGCCGTTCTGGAAAAGCGCACAGCCGAACTGGCCGCAGCCCGGGCGGCAGCTTCCGAGGAGCGCTGGAATGACTGCGAAAATGAAATTGAGCTGCGCACAGCTGAGGTGGAGCAGTGGAGCGAGGAAGTTCTTGCGAGTCCTGAGCTCGCAATCGCCAGCCGGTCTGTTGAGTCGGTCAAGGCCGCTCCTGCTGAGCCCAAGCCCTCCCCGATGCCAGCGCGGCAACCAACACGCCGTCGGCCACGCCCCTGA